In Selenomonas dianae, a genomic segment contains:
- a CDS encoding secretion protein HlyD: MKSVRLAQIFRLNKEANRTHSKGYVEDSRAQCGRKRCVKMAVLNLSVLP; the protein is encoded by the coding sequence ATGAAGTCCGTCAGATTGGCGCAGATTTTTCGTCTGAACAAGGAGGCAAACCGGACGCATAGCAAGGGCTATGTGGAGGATTCTAGGGCACAGTGCGGGCGGAAAAGATGCGTTAAGATGGCGGTGCTGAATTTATCAGTGCTTCCCTAA
- a CDS encoding DHH family phosphoesterase: MPRNLSAWIDLTIHLIVMLALALMTYCYNSYVGAAALLLWALLAAFAWERCHDRERRFERYCMGIIRNVNNVMNYAVDRLPQAILVVAQDGHLEWCNRQLAEYLGGTKPEQGTRMADIWPDFKVDEIWGTEGGYRFSHEGRTYHVYHRVVPTQMDALMAFYVEDETELCDLQKRFRESRTALLYIQVDNYDEIMQGQTEAEKSMLLLAVRERLDAWINGLGGFMRSVSDGVFLALLDRAALDHVIAEKFDILDQVRKIVNTKGMPVTLSIGLSLAADQTFKELGEEAAAKLDLALGRGGDQVAAGISGKTQFFGGKAKAVEKHTRVKARVVAHALRDIMESADEVYVMGHQNEDYDCFGAAMGVACMARALGKPVHIVLSDTNEGIDRVLDMVRKDESYDEIFVRAGDIAGVASATALLVVVDAHVPHILADKSLLDRIPKVVVIDHHRRSENFVKNPLLVYLETASSSASELVTELLMYFGDTARLTRLDATALYSGIVVDTKNFNVSAGVRTFDAAAYLRRAGADPVLVRALFQSDYETTVALARAKANAEFFAGGLIVGSIPERLANGQIIAAQAADGMLRVDGVRMSIYVFQMPGDMVGISARSTGELNVQVIMEAFGGGGHANVAGAQVRGVPLSVVRGNVVEQARKYIEESDTHEGHIAGGR, encoded by the coding sequence ATGCCGCGAAATCTATCCGCGTGGATTGATCTGACGATCCATCTGATCGTCATGCTCGCGCTCGCGCTCATGACGTATTGCTACAATTCCTATGTGGGCGCTGCCGCGCTTCTCCTGTGGGCGCTGCTCGCCGCATTTGCGTGGGAACGGTGTCATGACAGGGAACGGCGTTTTGAACGCTACTGTATGGGCATCATCCGTAATGTCAACAATGTGATGAACTATGCGGTCGATCGGCTCCCGCAGGCGATTCTCGTTGTGGCGCAGGACGGACACCTGGAGTGGTGCAACCGTCAGCTTGCGGAATATCTCGGCGGCACGAAGCCGGAGCAGGGGACGCGCATGGCGGACATCTGGCCGGATTTCAAGGTGGATGAGATCTGGGGGACGGAGGGCGGTTACCGCTTTAGCCATGAGGGGCGTACCTACCATGTCTACCATCGCGTTGTGCCGACGCAGATGGATGCGCTGATGGCGTTCTATGTCGAGGATGAAACGGAGCTTTGCGATCTGCAAAAGCGGTTTCGCGAGAGCCGCACCGCTCTCCTCTACATCCAGGTTGACAACTATGACGAGATCATGCAGGGACAGACGGAGGCGGAGAAGTCCATGCTGCTGCTCGCGGTGCGCGAGCGTCTTGATGCGTGGATCAATGGGCTTGGCGGCTTTATGCGGAGTGTCTCGGACGGGGTGTTCTTGGCGCTGCTCGACCGCGCCGCCCTCGATCATGTGATCGCGGAGAAGTTTGACATCCTCGATCAGGTGCGCAAGATCGTGAATACGAAGGGGATGCCCGTGACGCTCTCCATCGGTCTGTCGCTCGCGGCGGATCAGACGTTCAAGGAGCTCGGTGAGGAGGCGGCGGCAAAGCTCGACCTCGCGCTCGGACGCGGCGGTGATCAGGTGGCGGCGGGCATCAGCGGCAAGACGCAGTTCTTTGGCGGGAAGGCGAAGGCAGTGGAGAAGCACACACGCGTCAAGGCACGCGTTGTGGCGCACGCGCTGCGTGATATTATGGAGAGCGCGGACGAGGTCTACGTCATGGGACATCAAAATGAGGACTATGACTGTTTCGGCGCTGCCATGGGTGTGGCGTGTATGGCGCGTGCGCTCGGCAAGCCCGTGCACATCGTGCTCAGTGATACGAATGAGGGCATTGACCGCGTGCTCGATATGGTACGGAAGGATGAGTCGTATGACGAGATCTTTGTCCGTGCCGGCGATATTGCGGGGGTCGCCTCCGCAACGGCGCTGCTCGTTGTGGTGGATGCACACGTTCCACACATTCTCGCGGACAAGTCGCTGCTCGACCGCATTCCGAAGGTCGTCGTGATCGATCACCACCGCCGCAGCGAGAACTTTGTCAAAAATCCGCTGCTGGTCTACCTTGAGACCGCATCCAGCTCGGCGAGTGAGCTGGTGACGGAGCTTCTCATGTATTTCGGCGATACCGCGCGTCTGACGCGTCTCGATGCGACGGCGCTGTATTCCGGCATCGTGGTGGATACGAAGAATTTCAACGTCAGTGCGGGTGTCCGTACGTTTGACGCTGCGGCGTATCTCCGGCGTGCGGGTGCAGATCCTGTGCTCGTGCGGGCACTCTTTCAGAGCGACTACGAAACGACGGTGGCACTCGCACGGGCAAAGGCGAATGCAGAGTTCTTCGCGGGCGGGCTCATCGTCGGGAGCATTCCGGAGCGTCTGGCGAACGGACAGATCATCGCGGCTCAGGCGGCGGATGGGATGCTCCGCGTGGACGGGGTACGCATGAGCATCTACGTGTTCCAGATGCCGGGCGATATGGTCGGCATCAGTGCGCGCTCGACGGGTGAGCTGAATGTGCAGGTGATTATGGAGGCATTCGGCGGCGGCGGTCACGCAAATGTCGCAGGTGCACAGGTCAGGGGCGTACCCCTCTCGGTGGTGCGCGGAAATGTTGTTGAACAGGCGAGAAAATACATAGAGGAGAGTGACACACATGAAGGTCATATTGCAGGCGGACGTTAA
- a CDS encoding YybS family protein, giving the protein MSEQGARPAATAGVMTAAAVVYALAAIYLPMLTMMMGMLWPVFIALVTVREGLRWGVLAAAASLLLTMLFATPATGAFFVLSFAPTGIVLGALFRRREKTVRALMGGALASLVGKAAAAGMMLLLFGLNPFAMDLSAADATMDETLAMYRSFGMDEAQLEETRAASAQVLDLFVLMLPALFLGSSVIEVMASFVLLRKVLARLGIPAAPLPPFTTWHLPVFFPYLFAFSLIGIYWGATRDIAWLYQVALNGYLIAFVAGLVQGISLVQFLMQRFGLSLFVRILIYAFIALNGFLTQIISWTGLFDIAFDYRKKFRKYK; this is encoded by the coding sequence ATGAGTGAGCAAGGTGCAAGACCCGCCGCAACGGCGGGGGTCATGACTGCCGCAGCGGTGGTCTACGCGCTCGCAGCGATCTATCTGCCCATGCTGACGATGATGATGGGGATGCTGTGGCCGGTCTTTATCGCGCTCGTGACGGTGCGCGAGGGGCTGCGTTGGGGCGTGCTTGCTGCTGCGGCATCCCTCCTGCTGACAATGCTGTTTGCGACGCCGGCGACGGGGGCGTTCTTCGTGCTCTCGTTCGCGCCGACGGGGATTGTTCTCGGCGCGCTCTTTCGGCGGCGGGAAAAGACCGTGCGCGCCCTCATGGGCGGCGCACTCGCCTCGCTCGTCGGAAAGGCGGCGGCGGCGGGGATGATGCTGCTGCTCTTCGGGCTGAATCCATTCGCGATGGATCTGTCGGCGGCGGATGCGACGATGGATGAAACGCTCGCCATGTACCGCAGTTTCGGCATGGATGAGGCACAGCTGGAGGAGACACGCGCTGCGTCGGCGCAGGTACTGGATCTGTTCGTCCTGATGCTGCCCGCGCTCTTTCTCGGGAGTTCTGTGATCGAGGTGATGGCATCGTTCGTGCTTCTGCGCAAGGTGCTCGCACGCCTCGGGATACCCGCCGCACCGCTGCCGCCGTTTACGACGTGGCACCTGCCGGTCTTTTTCCCGTATCTCTTTGCCTTCTCCCTGATCGGGATCTACTGGGGGGCGACGCGGGACATCGCGTGGCTCTATCAGGTGGCGCTGAACGGCTATCTGATCGCATTCGTTGCGGGTCTGGTGCAGGGGATTTCCCTCGTGCAGTTCCTGATGCAGCGCTTCGGGCTCTCTCTGTTTGTGCGTATTCTGATCTATGCGTTCATTGCACTCAACGGCTTTCTGACACAGATCATCTCGTGGACGGGGCTGTTTGACATCGCCTTTGACTATCGGAAAAAATTTAGGAAATACAAGTAA
- a CDS encoding V-type ATP synthase subunit D, producing MQDPDAAIRRMEAAIHTLTIRMQSAAGDLDYESFLHEKRTLTAALRALHRRRQEGQKDAAESNFSQNSASSDRIKTNSQ from the coding sequence ATGCAGGATCCGGATGCCGCCATCCGCCGCATGGAGGCGGCCATACACACACTTACGATACGGATGCAGAGCGCGGCGGGCGATCTCGACTATGAGAGCTTCCTCCATGAGAAACGCACCCTCACCGCCGCCCTCCGCGCCCTGCACAGGCGACGGCAGGAGGGACAAAAGGATGCCGCAGAGTCGAATTTCAGCCAAAATTCAGCATCATCGGATAGGATAAAGACAAATAGTCAATGA
- the rplI gene encoding 50S ribosomal protein L9 gives MKVILQADVKNIGKKGEIVEVADGYGRNFLLPRKFALPANSANVNVAKAQAGAKARKDAMAVDEAKLMAAQLEKVEVEIPVRIGENGRLFGAVTGKDVAEALKKKNIDIDRRKITIRGEVVGEGLYEAIVKVHPNISTTIKIHVRKE, from the coding sequence ATGAAGGTCATATTGCAGGCGGACGTTAAAAATATCGGGAAAAAGGGCGAGATTGTGGAGGTTGCGGACGGGTACGGGCGCAACTTCCTCCTGCCGCGAAAGTTCGCGCTGCCCGCAAACAGCGCGAATGTGAATGTGGCAAAGGCACAGGCGGGTGCAAAGGCACGCAAGGATGCGATGGCGGTTGATGAGGCAAAGCTGATGGCGGCACAGCTCGAAAAGGTCGAGGTGGAGATCCCCGTGCGCATCGGCGAGAACGGGCGGCTGTTCGGCGCGGTGACGGGCAAGGATGTCGCGGAGGCGCTGAAGAAGAAGAACATCGACATCGACCGCCGCAAGATCACGATTCGCGGCGAGGTCGTGGGCGAGGGGCTGTATGAGGCAATCGTCAAGGTGCATCCGAACATCTCCACCACGATCAAGATTCATGTGAGAAAAGAGTAG
- a CDS encoding S16 family serine protease, which translates to MSFLKDLFGGDGKGENTPALTPEARIDAEIAALFRMLADTMGTERLVIQAGKMNAMALMRSENRRERVLALMRILEEDPLLAPPPSEAEIPEILARMTEQMAGMLARRDLEDRIERKVTEKLEKDHEEYVDDIRRQVISEESPGAESPHDKKKREDLEALEEIHLTQSVMELLRPRSFDEVVGQERAVRSLMAKLSSPYPQHLLLYGPPGVGKTTAARLVLEAAKKRTVSPFAASAPFVETDGTTLRWDPRDMTNPLLGSVHDPIYQGAQKSLADSGVPEPKPGLVTDAHGGILFIDEIGEMDEMLQNKLLKVLEDKRAYFESAYYDPDDKRVPPYIRKLFEEGAPADFVLIGATTRDADHINPALRSRCAEIYFEPLTPAHILTIVENAAQRLHVSLDDGAAQLISEYTIEGRKAINILADAYSLALNRLSDTEIERIVSRETIHEGQDASARETGQPAMENVSRETINVPLHVTKEDVYEVAQVSRLYPFGRKKASDTPAVGRVFGLGVSGFLGSLIEIEAVAFPAAEKGKGTVRFNETAGSMAKDSVFNAASVMRQLTGRDIHDYEIHVNVIGGGNIDGPSAGTAILAAIVSAVTGAAVRQNVAVTGEISLQGEMRPVGGVFEKAYGARQAGISTLIIPWENEKDIPEEHLGLEIHRLRKAEEAFAILFADDAWKKKTEEV; encoded by the coding sequence ATGTCATTTTTAAAGGATTTGTTCGGCGGGGACGGGAAAGGCGAAAACACGCCCGCGCTCACCCCTGAGGCACGCATCGACGCGGAGATCGCCGCACTCTTTCGGATGCTCGCGGATACGATGGGGACGGAGCGGCTTGTCATCCAGGCGGGCAAGATGAATGCAATGGCGCTCATGCGCTCGGAGAATCGCCGTGAGCGCGTGCTCGCCCTCATGCGGATCCTTGAGGAGGATCCGCTGCTTGCCCCGCCGCCGTCCGAGGCGGAGATCCCCGAGATCCTCGCCCGCATGACGGAGCAGATGGCGGGGATGCTCGCCCGCCGCGACCTTGAGGATCGGATCGAGCGCAAGGTGACGGAAAAGCTCGAAAAGGATCACGAGGAGTATGTAGACGATATCCGTCGGCAGGTGATCTCAGAGGAGAGCCCCGGCGCAGAGTCGCCGCACGACAAGAAGAAGCGCGAGGATCTGGAGGCACTGGAGGAGATTCACCTCACACAGTCCGTCATGGAGCTGCTGCGCCCGCGCAGCTTTGACGAGGTCGTCGGACAGGAGCGTGCCGTGCGGTCGCTCATGGCGAAACTGTCCTCGCCCTACCCGCAGCACCTCCTCCTCTACGGTCCGCCGGGCGTGGGCAAGACGACGGCGGCGCGGCTCGTGTTGGAGGCGGCAAAGAAACGCACCGTTTCCCCGTTCGCGGCATCCGCACCGTTCGTGGAGACGGACGGGACGACACTGCGTTGGGATCCGCGCGACATGACGAACCCTCTGCTTGGCTCGGTGCATGACCCCATCTATCAGGGAGCGCAAAAGAGCCTCGCGGACAGCGGCGTACCCGAACCAAAGCCCGGGCTTGTGACGGACGCGCACGGCGGCATTCTCTTCATCGACGAAATCGGCGAGATGGACGAGATGCTGCAAAACAAGCTGCTCAAAGTTCTTGAGGACAAGCGTGCCTACTTTGAATCGGCGTACTATGACCCCGACGACAAGCGCGTGCCGCCCTACATCCGCAAGCTCTTTGAGGAAGGGGCGCCGGCGGACTTTGTTCTCATCGGGGCGACGACGCGCGATGCGGATCACATCAACCCCGCGCTCCGTTCACGCTGCGCGGAGATCTACTTTGAGCCGCTGACTCCCGCACACATCCTTACGATTGTGGAGAATGCAGCGCAGCGACTTCATGTCTCCCTTGATGATGGCGCGGCCCAGCTCATCAGTGAGTACACCATCGAGGGACGCAAGGCGATCAACATTCTCGCGGATGCCTACAGCCTCGCACTGAACCGATTGTCGGATACGGAGATTGAGCGCATTGTTTCACGTGAAACAATCCACGAGGGACAGGATGCTTCCGCAAGGGAAACGGGGCAGCCTGCGATGGAAAATGTTTCACGTGAAACAATCAACGTCCCCCTCCATGTAACAAAGGAGGATGTTTACGAAGTCGCACAGGTCAGCCGCCTCTATCCGTTCGGTCGCAAAAAAGCATCCGATACCCCTGCGGTCGGCAGGGTGTTCGGCCTCGGGGTCTCCGGGTTTCTCGGCTCGCTCATCGAGATTGAGGCGGTGGCGTTTCCTGCCGCAGAGAAGGGGAAAGGGACGGTGCGCTTCAACGAAACGGCGGGCAGTATGGCAAAGGACTCCGTGTTCAACGCGGCATCGGTCATGCGCCAGCTCACCGGGCGTGACATCCACGACTACGAAATCCATGTCAATGTGATCGGCGGCGGCAACATCGACGGCCCAAGCGCGGGTACGGCGATCCTCGCGGCAATCGTGAGCGCAGTGACGGGGGCTGCCGTTCGTCAGAATGTCGCTGTGACGGGTGAAATCTCGCTGCAAGGGGAGATGAGACCCGTCGGCGGCGTGTTTGAGAAGGCATACGGAGCGCGACAGGCGGGCATCTCCACCCTCATCATCCCGTGGGAGAACGAGAAGGACATCCCCGAGGAACATCTGGGACTTGAGATACACCGTCTGAGGAAAGCGGAGGAGGCGTTTGCGATTCTCTTTGCGGACGATGCGTGGAAGAAGAAAACCGAAGAAGTGTAA
- a CDS encoding autotransporter outer membrane beta-barrel domain-containing protein has protein sequence MRNFLGVRMTHKKYGALTLSVLLGLSVCSSAFAAEQTGTTFNNGRIDGKPALFASSSDFKKYNVWDSATKTYTFTKDSTLNVRSITGEANPIKVSAPGVTLTLNSKDQYGIQSYCERGFKADHNYKKTKDITITAKKVVINVDQIAKSGSGKETFGIVCGSDNTKYNVPHSTVTVNGDVDITVKNKYYKAPNGSGEQDPTFTNGIATVHHGNIVVNGNAKVHVRVPEQEQDSPNRPPKFLSHYYVNGIFAGLNYDEDKPGSTVTIGGDVDVDVDGTGVHAGARSLITIGGGGTIRTKQDTPLPHFALNAEEGTIHMNVVRDSAGNVTGAGTRTTKVYGNIALISREDGKTTPGNAPTTINLGLTTADSVLHGVVLDDFKEKDTTYKPEKQAVREKTGLNLYLQNGATWHNSKWGTLLTGKWGGRTHDFTGSKLRALIGGETPEKAGTIHQEDDRPISIENYSGYTNLMYKHDAANPSSIIGGDIVIKKAAPNSGITLRTDNAGLNPGSKNPEERGKVEATLGALAQKLYYTAYQNGERNLKGQVGIAEGLTTSAATLRLEDVNYDAATGQGKFTPSAVTYGANETAIMRGTKTGLLAGVLLWSGNNNDLQRRMGELRLGSTERGAWVKYFGGKSSIDQPNIDMDLTRHTVQVGYDRDVRDWTVGAAFDYGRMSANYSGGHADGRMGSLALYGAQQRKDGSYLDLIAHIGRMHGNYTASNAAVTLSGSQKAWGTSLSAEYGKRIPQHGGFYIEPSAELTFGRLQGFDTVARGGGNTLNIHQDAFNSVVGRLNIGIGQETKKSNLFARLGLSHEFAGGFDTQYHEEGYAPKATHVSLKETWLNMELGGSVRLSDSSYVYANYTRTLNSDLNKQWRMDAGVRFSF, from the coding sequence ATGCGGAATTTCTTAGGTGTCCGAATGACACACAAAAAGTATGGTGCTTTGACACTCAGCGTGCTGCTGGGACTGAGTGTCTGTTCCTCTGCCTTTGCGGCGGAGCAGACGGGGACGACGTTCAACAATGGGCGTATCGACGGGAAACCTGCGCTCTTTGCCTCATCCAGTGACTTTAAGAAATATAATGTATGGGACAGCGCAACAAAGACCTACACGTTCACCAAGGACAGCACCCTCAATGTGAGATCCATCACGGGGGAAGCGAATCCGATCAAGGTCAGCGCCCCGGGGGTCACGCTCACGCTGAACTCCAAGGATCAGTACGGCATCCAGAGCTACTGCGAACGTGGATTTAAAGCGGATCACAACTATAAAAAGACCAAGGACATCACCATCACAGCGAAAAAGGTCGTCATCAACGTCGACCAGATTGCAAAAAGCGGCAGCGGCAAGGAGACGTTCGGCATCGTATGCGGCTCGGATAATACAAAGTACAATGTACCTCACAGCACGGTGACCGTGAACGGCGATGTGGATATTACGGTAAAGAACAAATACTACAAAGCGCCGAACGGATCAGGCGAGCAGGATCCCACCTTTACGAACGGCATTGCGACCGTGCATCATGGCAATATCGTCGTAAACGGCAACGCCAAGGTCCATGTGCGCGTGCCCGAGCAGGAGCAGGACTCTCCCAACCGTCCACCCAAGTTCCTGAGCCACTACTATGTCAACGGCATCTTTGCAGGGCTGAACTATGACGAGGACAAGCCGGGCAGCACGGTGACCATCGGCGGCGATGTGGATGTCGATGTCGATGGCACCGGTGTCCATGCGGGCGCACGCTCCCTCATCACGATCGGCGGCGGCGGCACGATCCGCACGAAGCAGGATACCCCACTGCCCCACTTCGCACTGAACGCGGAGGAGGGCACCATCCACATGAACGTCGTGCGTGACAGCGCGGGCAACGTGACGGGTGCCGGCACCCGCACGACCAAGGTCTACGGGAACATTGCGCTCATCAGCCGCGAGGATGGCAAGACCACGCCCGGGAATGCGCCGACCACCATCAACCTCGGACTGACGACAGCGGACTCCGTACTGCATGGCGTTGTGCTCGACGACTTCAAAGAGAAGGATACAACCTACAAGCCTGAAAAACAAGCCGTTCGCGAGAAAACGGGACTGAACCTGTACCTCCAGAACGGCGCGACATGGCACAACAGCAAATGGGGCACACTCCTCACAGGAAAATGGGGCGGTCGGACGCATGACTTTACGGGCAGCAAACTGCGCGCACTGATCGGCGGGGAGACCCCCGAGAAGGCGGGCACCATCCATCAGGAGGACGATCGCCCCATCTCGATTGAGAACTACAGTGGCTATACAAATCTCATGTATAAGCATGACGCTGCAAATCCGTCCTCCATCATCGGCGGCGATATTGTCATCAAAAAGGCAGCACCGAACAGCGGCATCACCCTCCGCACCGACAACGCAGGACTGAACCCCGGCTCCAAGAATCCCGAAGAACGCGGCAAGGTTGAAGCGACGCTCGGCGCACTCGCACAGAAACTCTACTACACCGCCTATCAGAACGGCGAACGGAACCTCAAGGGACAGGTCGGGATCGCCGAGGGACTGACGACCTCCGCTGCCACCCTGCGTCTGGAGGACGTCAACTATGATGCGGCGACGGGACAGGGCAAGTTCACACCGTCCGCAGTCACCTACGGGGCGAACGAGACCGCCATCATGCGCGGCACCAAGACAGGCCTACTCGCCGGCGTACTCCTGTGGAGCGGCAACAACAACGATCTGCAGCGCCGCATGGGCGAGCTGCGTCTCGGGAGCACGGAGCGCGGCGCATGGGTGAAGTATTTCGGCGGAAAAAGCTCCATCGATCAGCCGAACATCGACATGGATCTCACCCGGCACACGGTACAGGTCGGCTATGACCGCGACGTTCGGGACTGGACCGTCGGTGCGGCATTCGACTACGGCAGGATGAGCGCAAACTACAGCGGCGGGCACGCGGACGGGCGCATGGGCAGCCTCGCGCTCTACGGCGCACAGCAGCGAAAGGACGGCTCCTATCTCGACCTCATCGCCCACATCGGACGTATGCATGGCAACTATACGGCGAGCAATGCCGCTGTAACCCTCAGCGGCAGCCAGAAGGCATGGGGAACATCGCTCAGTGCAGAGTACGGCAAACGGATTCCGCAGCACGGCGGCTTCTACATCGAGCCGAGCGCAGAGCTGACCTTTGGCAGACTGCAAGGCTTTGACACGGTCGCACGCGGCGGCGGCAATACGCTGAACATTCATCAGGACGCATTTAACAGCGTCGTCGGACGGCTGAACATCGGCATCGGTCAGGAAACGAAAAAGAGCAATCTTTTCGCACGGCTCGGCCTTTCCCATGAGTTCGCCGGCGGCTTCGACACGCAGTACCATGAGGAAGGCTATGCGCCAAAGGCGACCCATGTATCGCTGAAGGAAACATGGCTGAACATGGAGCTTGGCGGCAGCGTCCGGCTCAGCGACAGCTCCTATGTCTATGCGAACTACACGCGCACCCTCAACAGCGATCTCAACAAGCAGTGGCGCATGGACGCCGGTGTCCGCTTCAGCTTCTAA
- a CDS encoding MutS-related protein, whose protein sequence is MKKLFYETVRENTLALQRTQDTQRTRFILARTLVFPVMLIVLLHGYDAGSAAELLLGGFLLLLFAVLVARHRKLERMRLLTQAYLAVTAGYLARFTGEWKKLPEDGAGYAKETRPPDRDLHIFGAASLYQYLCAARTQTGRQRLAAALTATPKNLARTRRRQAAVAELLAHPILCLELEARGARLPDGHDTRELAKELAQPLNGSLKLISCIGIVFANAFVFSFLWMLFADGPWSVPLVLFMFNLTVAMAFYPRTQRELAPLGHMARELRLYGRIFHALERAPLRGEAFAAILAPLFAPVRARQAQTRLTTLAECAAMRRNFVFYILANGGLLWDLHCMAYFSHWRTQAGAAAAGWLKVWAEVEVLLSLARVGHTRAVHTFPQFLAGGSPRLDAEGAMPLVIPEETATPNDAHRAAGTLVITGSNMSGKTTYMRTLGSNAVLAYAGAPVCATSFALTPMAVYTSIQISDDLAGGISTFYAELLRIKKMMECSRRGTPMLILIDEIFRGTNSADRIVGAREAIRRLTLPHAITIVTTHDFELCDLACAGVPVENAHFEEHYEGDRILFDFKIRAGRCRTTNAQYLLRMAGIMGE, encoded by the coding sequence TTGAAGAAGCTATTCTATGAAACGGTTCGGGAGAATACGCTTGCGCTGCAGCGGACGCAGGACACGCAGCGTACGCGCTTTATTTTGGCGCGTACGCTGGTCTTTCCCGTGATGCTGATTGTCCTGCTGCACGGCTATGATGCGGGTTCGGCGGCAGAACTCCTGTTGGGCGGTTTCCTGCTGCTGCTGTTTGCGGTGCTCGTGGCGCGGCATCGCAAACTGGAGCGGATGCGCCTGCTGACACAGGCGTATCTGGCGGTGACGGCGGGGTATCTCGCACGGTTTACGGGGGAGTGGAAGAAGCTGCCCGAGGATGGCGCGGGATATGCGAAGGAGACGCGTCCGCCCGACCGCGATCTGCACATCTTCGGCGCGGCGTCGCTCTATCAGTATCTCTGTGCCGCGCGGACGCAGACGGGGCGGCAGCGTCTCGCCGCCGCGCTCACGGCGACACCGAAGAATCTCGCACGGACGCGCCGCCGTCAGGCGGCGGTGGCGGAGCTGTTGGCGCATCCGATTCTGTGCCTCGAACTGGAGGCGCGCGGGGCGCGTCTGCCGGACGGACACGATACGCGCGAGCTGGCAAAGGAACTGGCACAGCCGCTCAATGGATCGCTGAAACTCATCTCATGTATTGGTATTGTATTTGCAAATGCTTTTGTTTTCTCGTTTCTGTGGATGCTGTTTGCGGACGGTCCGTGGTCGGTGCCGCTCGTGCTCTTCATGTTCAATCTGACGGTGGCGATGGCGTTCTATCCGCGTACGCAGCGTGAGCTTGCCCCACTGGGACACATGGCGCGGGAGCTGCGGCTCTACGGGCGGATCTTTCACGCGCTGGAGCGTGCGCCGCTGCGGGGGGAGGCGTTCGCGGCAATTCTCGCGCCGCTCTTTGCGCCCGTGCGTGCGCGGCAGGCGCAGACGCGTCTCACGACGCTGGCGGAGTGCGCGGCGATGCGGCGCAATTTTGTCTTTTACATCCTTGCGAACGGGGGGCTTCTCTGGGATCTGCACTGTATGGCGTATTTCTCGCACTGGCGCACGCAGGCGGGTGCGGCGGCGGCGGGCTGGCTGAAGGTCTGGGCGGAGGTGGAGGTGCTTCTCTCTCTTGCGCGGGTGGGGCATACGCGTGCGGTTCACACGTTCCCGCAGTTCCTTGCGGGGGGATCGCCGCGTCTTGATGCGGAGGGGGCGATGCCGCTCGTGATCCCCGAGGAGACGGCGACGCCGAACGATGCACACCGCGCAGCGGGGACGCTTGTCATCACAGGATCGAATATGTCCGGCAAGACGACGTATATGCGGACGCTGGGCTCGAATGCTGTTCTTGCCTACGCGGGCGCGCCTGTGTGTGCGACGTCGTTCGCGCTGACCCCGATGGCGGTCTATACGTCGATCCAGATCAGCGACGATCTGGCGGGCGGGATCTCCACGTTCTACGCCGAGCTCCTGCGCATTAAGAAGATGATGGAATGCAGTAGGCGCGGTACGCCGATGCTCATTCTGATTGATGAGATCTTTCGCGGGACGAACTCTGCCGACCGCATTGTCGGGGCGCGTGAGGCGATCCGACGGCTGACGCTGCCGCACGCGATTACGATTGTAACGACGCACGATTTCGAGCTGTGCGATCTCGCGTGCGCGGGTGTGCCTGTGGAGAACGCGCATTTTGAGGAGCACTACGAGGGCGATCGGATTCTCTTTGACTTCAAGATCCGCGCGGGTCGCTGCCGCACGACGAACGCGCAGTACCTCTTGCGGATGGCGGGCATCATGGGGGAGTGA